In Aerococcaceae bacterium zg-252, the genomic window TGGTTCATGAAATTTGGCAACCTTATCCGACTTTAGCGATTCAATTAAAGCGTGTTAAACAGAAAATGCTGACATCTGTGAAAGTACCGATGAAAGAAATCGAACAAAAAATTCATGCATATATCAATGCACCTGGAAAATATTTACGTTCCGGATTGACCCTTATGGTAGCAAATGAATTAAATCAAGAACTAGATGAACGTTTTATTAACGCAGGGGCTAGTTTAGAGTTGCTGCACTTAGCTACCTTGATTCACGATGATGTAATTGATAATGCTGATGTTCGTCGGGGCATTGATGCGATGCATCATCAATATAATAATCGCATTGCTATTTACGCCGGTGATTATTTATTATCTTTATCAGGACGATTGATGTCACAATCAAAATTAGATTTAAAGCGAAATATGTTTGAGGATAAATTGATTGAACATATTTTGATTGGGGAGTTACGGCAGTTAATGAATCAATACCGTAAAACAATGACATTAATGGACTATTTGCGTCAAATAAAAGGGAAAACAGCTATACTATTTGGTATGGCAACTTTAACTGGAGGTTTGAGTGCTGACTTAACGAGAAGGCAGTTGAAACGATTGTTTTATGCTGGGCAAATGATTGGCATGGCTTTTCAGTTGAATGATGACTTAATTGACTATCGTAAAAAAGTAGAAGAAAGTGGCAAACCGTTTTTACAAGATATTCAAAACGGTATCTATACGGCACCGTATTTACTATTGCAACAAGAATATTCGCAACCTTTACCGGAAGATTCGAATGAATTATTGCAGTTAATGGAGCAATATAAAATTTTTGAGCAAGTACAAATGATGATTAATCACTATTTAGAAAAAAGTTATCGATATTTTGAAGAAGTAGGTGTCGATACGACAATTCTGAAAACGCTGCTTTTATTGTTGCAAAATTAGATAGTTTTATTATATAATTAAGTTAATGCATGATTACATTTGTTTTTTTATGAAATGTTAAGTGCAAAAGTAAAGGAAAGAAGGATTTTTATTCATGGAACTAAAAAATTTAGTTAACAAAGGGACATTATTATTAGGTTCAATGTTTGTTTTAGCAGCTTGTGGTGCTAACAATGCAGCTTCTGATAAAAAAGAAGAAGCTAGAATGGAAGAAACTACAGCGATGATGAAAGAAACTACAGAAGCTAAAATGGAAGAAACCACAGCGATGATGGAAGAAACTACAGAAGCTAAAATGGATGAAACAACTGCTATGATGGACGAAACAACTGCCATGATGAGCGAAATGGAAGCATTAAAAGACGGCGAATATAAATTAGAGTCTAATGCTGACGAACGTGGTTGGGCTCATTCATTTACAATTGTTGTAAAAGACGGTAAAATTACTGAGTCTAAATATGATATGGTTGACAAAGACGGTAAATTAAAATCAGAAAACGAAGAATACAACAAAATGATGGAAGAAAAATCAGGTGCATCATTTGCTAAAGCTGTTGAAGCATATAACAAAGGTTTAGTTGAAAAACAAAACGTTGCTGATGTTGAATCAGTTTCAGGTGCTACAAGCACATACGATTCATTTGCTGAATATGCTAAATTATTATTAGAAGCAGCAGCAAAAGGTAATACTGAAACAATTAAAGTTGAAGTAAAATAATCTAGTTTAACATTAATAAAAAGTGTTGGTGGAAATGCCAACACTTTTTTTGTTACTCAATTGTATGATTAATGATTTCTTCAATGCTCCGACCTGAATAGAAAATGCGTAAAATGGAAACAATGGTTGTTTCTTCTTCAATAAGATAAAAAATGATGTAATTATCAACTATTGCTTTGTGTACTCCCATTGAAGACCATGGCTCCCATTCGACAAGGGGATTTCTTGTTGACATAGTGTTGAGTGAACGAATAGCCTTTCGGATACGAAATAATAGTTTATCTGCTGCTATATGTGCATGTAAACTGAATCGAATATATTCATATATCGGTTAAATCTTGTACATCTTCAGGAGAATAAATAATATTAAAGAGCATACTCATATTCCATATTCCTTAGAAAAAAAGTCCTCCACTTCATCAGCACTATAAGTTTTGCCACTTGCTAAAGAATCGATAGCTTTTTGTAGTTCAATATTTAGCTCTTCTTGAGATAATTTTGAAATAGATGTTGGTTTACGTTCTGGTAAACGTAATTCAAAAGGCATACCGTTGTGAAGAATTATTTGGTGATAGAGCATTTGAATTGCACTGGACGGTGAAATACCTAGTTGTCGTAAGATAGTTTCAGCATTTTGTTTTAGATTAGAATCAATTCGAGCATAAACTGCATTTGTATTTGCCATAAAGTTCCTCACCTTTTATATAGAGATTAATAGTTTTTCGCACGCAATAGCAAGCGAATTGGTGGATGTCGAGAATTTTTAAACTACAATATATGTATTTATATAATTCAGATTCCTATCTCAAAACGCACAATGTTTTCAGTTGCAATTCAGTGACAGCAGCACCGAATTTTAGTAAAATGAGAACAATGATTTAAAAATGGAAGTGAGTTCGAAAGAATGAATAAAACAATGAAAAGATTATTAATAAGTACGAGTGTACTGGCACTTGTTACGACTTCTACTATTATGCCAGTGTTTGCCGAAGATGTAACGTCTGGGGCATCTGTGAAATTAAGTGATACTCCTTTAAAAGTGGTGAAAGACCCATTAGTTCGTTCAGAATCGCTATTGCATACGGCTATCCAAATTCAAATTTATCATGAAAATCAAGAAGCCGTCATGGATAAGGCGATTGATTATATTAAACGCATGGAAAAATTAATGACGACTAACTTAGAGGGTTCAGATGTTTATCGTATTAATCAAGCAGCTGGAAAAGAAGCTGTTAAAGTAGCACCTGAAACATTTGAAGTCATTAAAAAAGCACTTGAAATGTCGGAATTAAGCGGTGGTAAATTTGATATAACAATCGGTGCTGTATCAAATTTATGGCGTATCGGTTCAGAAGATGCACGTGTACCTGAGCAAAGTGAAATTGATGCGGGTTTGAAGAAAATTGATTATAAAAAAGTGACGCTCGATGAGAAAAATCAAACGGTGAAATTAGAAGAAGAGGGCATGACCATTGAACTAGGTGGTATTTCTAAAGGTTATATCGGCAGTGGCATTGTGAAATATTTTGCTGAAGCAGGAATTACAACAGCGATTGTCAATTTAGGTGGAAATGTGGTTGTAATGGGAACGTCACCGGCAAATGATGAGGGCTGGAATGTTGGGGTTCAAGACCCTGATGAAGTACGAGGAGCTGTAGTGGGGTCAAGACGGATTAAAGATTATGCGATTATAACTTCAGGTATTTATGAGCGTTTTCTTGAAAAAGACGGTGTGAAATATCATCATATTTTAGACCCGAAAACAGGGTATCCATTGGAAAACGATATTTCAGGTGTGACCGTCTTTGCACCAACATCAGTTGACGGTGATGCTTTATCAACGACACTCTTTTTATTTGGAATTAAAGAGGGGATAGAGTTCGTCGAAAAATTAGACGGTGTTGAAGCGGTGTTTATTGATAAAAATCACGGGGTTCATATTACATCTGGATTGAAAGATAGTTTTGTAATGAAAAATAAGGAGTATCACCTTGTCAATGAGTAAGAAAATCGCAATTTTTTTAGATTTTGTTGAACTGAGAACTAAAATAGCTAGTGTGATTCCGATGACTGCTGGGATTCTATGGAGTATTTATCGTTATGGGCAGTTTAATTTGCTGACGACCGTCATTTTCGTGTTGGCAGTCATCAGCTTTGATATGTGTACGACGGCAATCAATAATACAATGGATTATATTAAAGCTAAAAATGAACACTATAAGGAAAATGAAAATGTAATAGGTGTTCATCAATTGACTTTGAAAAAAATGATTTATGTAGTATTAGGTTTATTGCTATTTGCGATTGTATTATCATTAGTTCTTGTTGCCTTAACCGATATTGTGTTATTGGCTATGGGAATGATATGTTTTGCGATTGGTATTTTATATACTTTTGGGCCTGTACCAATTTCGAGAACACCGTATGGTGAAGTATTTTCCGGTGTGACAATGGGTTTTGGTATTTACTTTATCGCTGTATTTATTCAAGCACCACAAGCATTATTAGCGACAGAGTGGTTATCCCAAACAGTTCAAGTGACATGGCATTGGCAGACAACATTGGAAATTTTATTGATGTCCTTACCATTTATTTGTTTAATCGCCAATATTATGTTAGCTAATAACACTTGTGATTTGGAAACAGATATTACGAATGAACGTCATACGTTAGTTTACTATATTGGAAAACAAAGAGCAGTTACTCTGTATCGTGTGTTGAGTTTATTGCCATGGGTCTTTTGGGGACTTTATATTGTATTCAATTTAGTACCGATTTGGGCAGTGCTTGGTTTTGTTGGAATGTATCCACATTATTTAAGTGTTCAACGTTTTTCAAAAAAACAGGTCAAGCGTGAAACGTTTGTAGAAGCGATAAAGAGTTTTAAACTATTTTCAAGCATCTACTTACTAGTATTAGTTTTGTCAATTGTTGTCACTTGGTTTTCATAGGGGCTACTGTCATGAAAAAATGGATAGCATGGTCATCTCTTTGGTTGCTGACAGTTATGGTGATTTTTATCTTTTCAAATCAACCAGGTGAGCTTTCTTCTCAATCAAGTGGTTGGGTAATGAAACAAATCGTAGGCATACTGCAATTCTTTTTCCCTACGCTTGAGGGCAGTGCACAATTGGAAAGTAATATTCGTGTGCTAGCACATGCTAGTATTTATACGGTGCTAGGTGCAATCAGTGTAATGGTTGTATATAGCTTTTGTCAGTGGCGAGAAAAGGCTTTGTCAGTTATGACATTGGGTAGTATAAGCTGGGGAATGACGTTAATGATTTCGTTAGCAGATGAATATAATCAATTATCGGTTGCTGGTCGTGACGGTAGTTGGGGTGATGTCATCGTAGATATGTTAGGTACAACATTAGCAGTGCTGGTTGTTTGTAAAATCGTCATCAAACGAAAGACACCTTACTGAGTGAAATTGTCAGTAAGGTGTCTTTGTGATGTATGCTTACGCTTTATCAACTGATGTTGGTTGTTTGCGTGTAATGATTGGTTTAATGATGAATACCGTAATAGCAACCACAATTCCTAAAATTGTCGCATCACGAAAATTATATTGTGCACTGGTTAATTGACTACCTAAATAAAAGGCAACATGACCTAAAATAAAGCCCCAAAAAAGTGTTGCGATATATTTCATTACAAATCCCTTCTTTCAAGAATATTGTACCATAATTTAAAAAGAAGAGATAGCAGGGCTAACAAAAAAGATAGGTATTTATTAAGGCTGTAGTGTATAATATAAAAAAAGAGAAAGGGTGATGACGTTGTTATTGAATGTTCATACGGCTTATTCGTTATTAAAAAGTACGTTAACTATTGATGCTTATGTTCAACGTGCAAAAGAATATGGATATCGAGCTATTGGGATTGCTGATATTAATGTGCTGCATGGTGCTGTGGAATTTTATCAAAAATGCCAACAACAGAATGTACAACCACTCTTAGGAATGACATTACAAGTCAACGGCTTTATCCGACAAGATAAACAGTATTCACTCTTATTGTTTGCCAAAAATTATTCAGGTTTCCAGCAACTAATGTATTTGTCGAGCGAACTAACAAAGGAACAGCGTAGTGATGCAACCTTGTGGGATTATATCGAGCAGGAACCAAATGATTTAGTGGTGATTTCTGCTGGCAAAGAATCGGAATTGGAACAGGCTCTCTTTCATTCCCAGTATGATATTGCCGAGCAAATTCTTAAACGCTGGCAGCAATATTTTGGAACAGAGAATGTTTATTTAGGTGTCCAAGCATTTCCATATCAGCCAAAAGAAATTGAACTTATCCAACAATTTGCCTTAAAGCACCAAGTGCCATTGGTTATGAATCAACTTGTGAATACACTGGAACGTCATGATGCGTTTACGTTGAAAGTATTGGGTGCGATTGAACGAAATGATACATTAGAATTATCGCTTAGACAAATGGAGGGGACAACTTATCTCTATCCTTATCAAGAACTCGTGTCGATGTATGAATTAACTAATATTCCAAATTTGATTGCGAATACAGATAATTTAATTCAATCCTTGCAATTTGAATTGCCACTTTCTCAGGCATTTTTACCTAAATTTCATGTACCAAATGGTTTGAGTTCAGTAGAATATCTATTCCAGTTGGTCAATCAATCGATGGTTGAAAAAGGTCTGGTAGATAAAGACGAGTATCAGCAACGATTGAAATACGAGTTAGATATTATTAATCAAATGGGATTCAATGATTACTTTTTAATTGTCTGGGAAATGATGCGTTTTTGTCACGAAACAGGTATTCGTACTGGCCCAGGGCGAGGGTCGGCAGCCGGCTCTTTGGTGAGTTATTTACTAGATATTACTTTAGTAGACCCGATACAGTATCAGCTATTATTTGAACGTTTTTTAAATCCGGAACGCTATTCAATGCCCGATATTGATGTGGATATACCCGATAATAAGCGTGAGTTAGTCTTAAAACATATGGAGCAATATTATTCGCATGAACAAGTGGCACAAATTGGTACTTTTGGAACATTTGGTGCTAAGCAAGCATTGCGAGATACTTTACGTGTGTTGAATTATTCGACTGATGAAATGAGCCAATGGTCTAAGGCAGTGCCACGTGAGTTGAACATTAATTTAAAACGTGCTTATGAAATGTCACAGACTTTACGTACGATTGTGAATCGTAATGAACGTAATAGTCATGTATTTCAAATTGCACAAACGATTGAGGGTTTACCAAGACATATGTCGACACATGCTGCTGGTATTGTGATTCATGATAAGCCTTTGACATCAGTTATCCCAGTCATCGAACGAGAGAATCAATTATTGTTAACGCAATATACTATGTACGATGTTGAAAAAGTCGGCTTATTAAAACTAGATATTTTAGGTTTACGCAATTTATCTATTTTAGATGACATTTTGAATAATATTAAGAAATTAACAGGCGAAACACTAGATATTTATCAAATACCGATGAATGACCAAGAAACGCTTGGACTATTTCGTTCTGGAGATACATCAGGTGTGTTTCAATTTGAGTCAGAAGGGATCCGCAATGTATTAAGGAAATTACAGCCGTCGAACTTCGAAGAAATTGTTGCAGTCAATGCTTTGTATCGACCAGGTCCAATGAAACAGATTGATGAATTTATTAAGCGTAAAAATAAACAGGTGACCGTTGCTTATTTGCACCCCTTATTAGAACCGATTTTAAAACATACCTATGGTATTATTGTCTATCAAGAACAGGTTATGCAAATTTGTCAGCAATTAGCTGGTTACACTTTGGGACAGGCAGATTTATTGCGTCGTGCTATGGCGAAAAAGCAAGCTGATGTGATGAAACAGGAGCGTGACCATTTTATTCAGGGGGCATTTGTAAATGGTATCGAAGTAGAGATTGCGAGTAAGGTATATGATTACATTGATGCCTTTGCGAGTTATGGATTTAATCGTTCTCATGCAGTTGTTTATTCAACATTGGCGTATCAATTAGCCTACTTAAAAGTTCATTATCCACTCGCTTTTTATCAAGCTATTTTAAATCAAGGACAGTCAAACACGACATCGCATGCGAGCTATGTCGAAGAGGCACGTCGACGGCTAGGTAAAGTAGTTGGCGTCAATATTAATCGTAGTCAAGCTACCTTATCGGTTGATGATGCATTTTTGCGGCTTGGATTGGATAGTGTGAAAGGGATACGGAAAGAGTTTATCGCACACGTATTAAATGACAGGCAATTATTAGGAGAGTATCAAACTTTTATTAATTTTCTCGGACGCTTACCGAAAAAATTTCTCAAGCAAGACCTTATCGAATCTTTAATCAAAGTAGGAGCTTTTGATGATATGGGGTATAATCGTGCGACTTTGAGTTATAATTTACCGAAATTTATCAAGAGCATTGAATTTAGTGGGTTGAATGTTAATTTATTTGAAGAAGTAGAGCCAAAGGTGGAATGGCAAAAAGAATGGAATGTACATCAAATGGCGATTCATGAGCAAGAAGTACTGGGATTTTCTTTATTACCACACCCACTTGAGCAGTACGGAGAACAACTAAAACAAATGGATTCATTAGCTGACATTGCGATGATGCGAGTGAAACAACGGATAAAAACGATTATTTACATTGATTCTATTCGCTTTGTACAAACGAAAAAAGATGAAACAATGGCATTTGTGACAGCTGATACAAGTCAATCGAAAGTAACATTAGTCGTGTTTCCAAATGTGTTAATTAAAAGCCAACGTTGGTTACAACCACATCAAATCGTTCAAATTGACGGGGTAATCGACCGTAATCAGCGGGGAGAGTTACAAGTCATTGTCAATCATTTTTCAGATGTGAATCAGCAAAGTTCAAATTCAGCAGCAAAGGCGAACTTTACAAAATGTTTTATTAAGTTGACGGCACAAGTTAATCCAAAACTTGCTTTGCAATTTATTGAAGAATTAGCGAGCCAATCACCAGGCCCTTGTCATGTAATTTTAGTCAATGACCAAAAAGAAACGTGGCAATTGAGTAATCAATATCAGTTGGGTTATGGGTATCAAACCCAGCATG contains:
- a CDS encoding polyprenyl synthetase family protein; its protein translation is MVHEIWQPYPTLAIQLKRVKQKMLTSVKVPMKEIEQKIHAYINAPGKYLRSGLTLMVANELNQELDERFINAGASLELLHLATLIHDDVIDNADVRRGIDAMHHQYNNRIAIYAGDYLLSLSGRLMSQSKLDLKRNMFEDKLIEHILIGELRQLMNQYRKTMTLMDYLRQIKGKTAILFGMATLTGGLSADLTRRQLKRLFYAGQMIGMAFQLNDDLIDYRKKVEESGKPFLQDIQNGIYTAPYLLLQQEYSQPLPEDSNELLQLMEQYKIFEQVQMMINHYLEKSYRYFEEVGVDTTILKTLLLLLQN
- a CDS encoding FMN-binding protein, with product MELKNLVNKGTLLLGSMFVLAACGANNAASDKKEEARMEETTAMMKETTEAKMEETTAMMEETTEAKMDETTAMMDETTAMMSEMEALKDGEYKLESNADERGWAHSFTIVVKDGKITESKYDMVDKDGKLKSENEEYNKMMEEKSGASFAKAVEAYNKGLVEKQNVADVESVSGATSTYDSFAEYAKLLLEAAAKGNTETIKVEVK
- a CDS encoding type II toxin-antitoxin system RelB/DinJ family antitoxin, whose amino-acid sequence is MANTNAVYARIDSNLKQNAETILRQLGISPSSAIQMLYHQIILHNGMPFELRLPERKPTSISKLSQEELNIELQKAIDSLASGKTYSADEVEDFFSKEYGI
- a CDS encoding FAD:protein FMN transferase, translated to MKRLLISTSVLALVTTSTIMPVFAEDVTSGASVKLSDTPLKVVKDPLVRSESLLHTAIQIQIYHENQEAVMDKAIDYIKRMEKLMTTNLEGSDVYRINQAAGKEAVKVAPETFEVIKKALEMSELSGGKFDITIGAVSNLWRIGSEDARVPEQSEIDAGLKKIDYKKVTLDEKNQTVKLEEEGMTIELGGISKGYIGSGIVKYFAEAGITTAIVNLGGNVVVMGTSPANDEGWNVGVQDPDEVRGAVVGSRRIKDYAIITSGIYERFLEKDGVKYHHILDPKTGYPLENDISGVTVFAPTSVDGDALSTTLFLFGIKEGIEFVEKLDGVEAVFIDKNHGVHITSGLKDSFVMKNKEYHLVNE
- a CDS encoding 1,4-dihydroxy-2-naphthoate polyprenyltransferase; translated protein: MSKKIAIFLDFVELRTKIASVIPMTAGILWSIYRYGQFNLLTTVIFVLAVISFDMCTTAINNTMDYIKAKNEHYKENENVIGVHQLTLKKMIYVVLGLLLFAIVLSLVLVALTDIVLLAMGMICFAIGILYTFGPVPISRTPYGEVFSGVTMGFGIYFIAVFIQAPQALLATEWLSQTVQVTWHWQTTLEILLMSLPFICLIANIMLANNTCDLETDITNERHTLVYYIGKQRAVTLYRVLSLLPWVFWGLYIVFNLVPIWAVLGFVGMYPHYLSVQRFSKKQVKRETFVEAIKSFKLFSSIYLLVLVLSIVVTWFS
- a CDS encoding VanZ family protein; protein product: MKKWIAWSSLWLLTVMVIFIFSNQPGELSSQSSGWVMKQIVGILQFFFPTLEGSAQLESNIRVLAHASIYTVLGAISVMVVYSFCQWREKALSVMTLGSISWGMTLMISLADEYNQLSVAGRDGSWGDVIVDMLGTTLAVLVVCKIVIKRKTPY
- a CDS encoding YjzD family protein, whose translation is MKYIATLFWGFILGHVAFYLGSQLTSAQYNFRDATILGIVVAITVFIIKPIITRKQPTSVDKA
- a CDS encoding DNA polymerase III subunit alpha; the encoded protein is MTLLLNVHTAYSLLKSTLTIDAYVQRAKEYGYRAIGIADINVLHGAVEFYQKCQQQNVQPLLGMTLQVNGFIRQDKQYSLLLFAKNYSGFQQLMYLSSELTKEQRSDATLWDYIEQEPNDLVVISAGKESELEQALFHSQYDIAEQILKRWQQYFGTENVYLGVQAFPYQPKEIELIQQFALKHQVPLVMNQLVNTLERHDAFTLKVLGAIERNDTLELSLRQMEGTTYLYPYQELVSMYELTNIPNLIANTDNLIQSLQFELPLSQAFLPKFHVPNGLSSVEYLFQLVNQSMVEKGLVDKDEYQQRLKYELDIINQMGFNDYFLIVWEMMRFCHETGIRTGPGRGSAAGSLVSYLLDITLVDPIQYQLLFERFLNPERYSMPDIDVDIPDNKRELVLKHMEQYYSHEQVAQIGTFGTFGAKQALRDTLRVLNYSTDEMSQWSKAVPRELNINLKRAYEMSQTLRTIVNRNERNSHVFQIAQTIEGLPRHMSTHAAGIVIHDKPLTSVIPVIERENQLLLTQYTMYDVEKVGLLKLDILGLRNLSILDDILNNIKKLTGETLDIYQIPMNDQETLGLFRSGDTSGVFQFESEGIRNVLRKLQPSNFEEIVAVNALYRPGPMKQIDEFIKRKNKQVTVAYLHPLLEPILKHTYGIIVYQEQVMQICQQLAGYTLGQADLLRRAMAKKQADVMKQERDHFIQGAFVNGIEVEIASKVYDYIDAFASYGFNRSHAVVYSTLAYQLAYLKVHYPLAFYQAILNQGQSNTTSHASYVEEARRRLGKVVGVNINRSQATLSVDDAFLRLGLDSVKGIRKEFIAHVLNDRQLLGEYQTFINFLGRLPKKFLKQDLIESLIKVGAFDDMGYNRATLSYNLPKFIKSIEFSGLNVNLFEEVEPKVEWQKEWNVHQMAIHEQEVLGFSLLPHPLEQYGEQLKQMDSLADIAMMRVKQRIKTIIYIDSIRFVQTKKDETMAFVTADTSQSKVTLVVFPNVLIKSQRWLQPHQIVQIDGVIDRNQRGELQVIVNHFSDVNQQSSNSAAKANFTKCFIKLTAQVNPKLALQFIEELASQSPGPCHVILVNDQKETWQLSNQYQLGYGYQTQHALKDYFGEKNVVYR